From the genome of Aspergillus fumigatus Af293 chromosome 1, whole genome shotgun sequence, one region includes:
- a CDS encoding FAD/FMN-containing protein produces the protein MILHAGNLLWAGGIITIAANAEAHYRRRCAYGDDCWPDSQTWNDFNATVGGRLIQSFPSAAVCHTQRYNAIKCDMAKRSWLDSFWRANQTGAYSATVWEMGNTGQCFIDTPVSAPCDQGLVPYFSIRANSVEDIQKTVKFAGEKDLSLVIKNTGHDHLGRSSGKGALSIWTHNLKGIDWHDSFVPRGAPAAVKGLPAATLQAGEQWFDVYQAAAKQGVLIVGGSARTVGAAGGYVLGGGHSPFAHYYGLATDNVLEMSIVSADGRHRVINAYSDPEYFWAVRGGGGSAWGVVTSVTYKTHPVPQNLTIGFVQLNATDRSSSTRLTSESLKLIPAVTDAGYTGYGSFTQGFQAIFLQPNGTIESFNQTFAPFSNLTQLPGVTGALAAYSATWNDYLRTLLQDPNIGTNIQDTSRLLTAEVIRDKADDLAELIVDNDQAAGFNFSKEGPVFSIGKVNTKERDNTAVHEIWKHSHALLSISVNWPDNATACEKDEKRHQMVQLSKRFTEIVGPDGGTYVNEASPYEPQWQRVFWGKKYERLLSVKKRVDPTQLFVCNRCVGTDLVLQP, from the exons ATGATCCTCCACGCTGGAAACCTTCTCTGGGCTGGGGGAATCATCACCATTGCAGCAAATGCGGAAGCCCATTATCGGCGTCGATGTGCTTATGGTGACGACTGCTGGCCGGATTCTCAGACTTGGAATGACTTCAACGCCACTGTTGGTGGGCGGTTGATTCAGTCCTTTCCATCTGCTGCTGTGTGCCATACCCAGAGATATAATGCCATCAAATGCGACATGGCAAAGAGAAGTTGGCTGGACAGCTTTTGGCGAGCGAACCAAACAGGGGCTTATTCAGCGACCGTCTGGGAGATGGGTAACACCGGGCAGTGCTTCATCGATACTCCTGTGAGCGCTCCCTGCGACCAAGGGCTAG TGCCGTACTTTTCTATCCGGGCGAATAGTGTGGAAGATATCCAGAAGACTGTAAAATTTGCTGGCGAGAAGGATCTCTCACTTGTCATCAAGAACACAGGACATGACCA CCTCGGTCGATCAAGCGGTAAAGGAGCCCTCTCAATCTGGACTCATAATCTCAAGGGCATCGACTGGCATGACTCGTTTGTCCCACGGGGAGCACCTGCTGCTGTCAAAGGTCTACCTGCTGCAACATTACAGGCTGGAGAGCAATGGTTTG ACGTATACCAAGCGGCGGCAAAACAGGGAGTATTGATAGTCGGAGGATCAGCGCGCACCGTCGGGGCAGCCGGAGGATATGTGCTGGGAGGAGGCCATTCGCCATTTGCACATTACTATGGTCTCGCCACCGATA ACGTTTTGGAAATGAGCATTGTTTCTGCTGATGGACGACACCGAGTGATCAATGCGTATTCGGATCCAGAGTACTTTTGGGCTGTGCGCGGCGGCGGGGGAAGTGCCTGGGGT GTTGTTACATCGGTGACTTACAAAACTCATCCTGTTCCACAGAACCTCACTATTGGGTTCGTTCAACTAAACGCAACCGACAGGTCCAGCTCCACCCGCCTCACTTCTGAATCCCTAAAACTCATCCCAGCCGTTACAGACGCAGGCTATACCGGGTATGGCTCGTTTACGCAGGGCTTCCAAGCAATCTTCCTCCAACCCAACGGGACAATAGAATCTTTTAACCAGACTTTTGCTCCGTTTTCTAACTTGACACAGCTTCCCGGTGTCACTGGAGCGCTTGCAGCCTATTCTGCGACCTGGAACGACTATTTGAGAACCCTCCTGCAAGACCCTAATATTGGGACTAACATTCAGGACACGTCACGACTATTGACAGCGGAGGTAATCCGAGATAAAGCCGACGATTTGGCGGAGTTGATTGTCGACAATGATCAAGCTGCAGGATTTAACTTCAGTAAGGAGGGTCCTGTTTTCAGCA TTGGCAAAGTCAACACCAAGGAACGCGATAATACTGCCGTCCATGAGATCTGGAAACACAGCCATGCGCTTCTGAGTATCTCAGTAAACTGGCCGGATAATGCAACAGCCTGCGAAAAGGACGAGAAGCGACACCAGATGGTGCAGCTGAGCAAGCGCTTTACTGAGATTGTTGGTCCAGACGGAGGGACATATGTAAACGAAGCCAGTCC GTACGAACCCCAATGGCAAAGAGTCTTCTGGGGAAAGAAGTATGAGCGCTTGCTCTCTGTCAAGAAGCGGGTGGATCCAACCCAGTTGTTTGTGTGCAATAGGTGTGTCGGGACAGACTTGGTGCTGCAGCCCTAG